One genomic segment of Ricinus communis isolate WT05 ecotype wild-type chromosome 3, ASM1957865v1, whole genome shotgun sequence includes these proteins:
- the LOC8271238 gene encoding FCS-Like Zinc finger 10, producing MLRKRTRSLQKDQQMGPLTMSDSGSQFNSQSDCLGYNHKRTSFFNVPGLFVGLSPKGMSDCDSVRSPTSPLDLRLFSNLGNSSYRSPRSSQNGHQKSWDCSKVGLSIVNSLDDEDDDTKVSGKVLRSSESKNILFGQKVRIKTPTFQVNANSFEAPKSLPRNFAILPHSYTKSSLQKGCSKVIFEIGEAPTEPEHFGKIRSCSLDSCKSFSTLSRLANRNSNVICGNFPLNNVATGTSSPLQFSGGSPPQSNNSLHMDLNLPPAGSTSGFVGSLSASEIELSEDYTCVISHGPNARKTHIYGDCVLECYSNEGKEIRMPQAITSSIIPSPFPSNDFLNFCYYCNRRLDGGKDIYIYRGEKAFCSLSCRSEEIMIDEEMEKTTNKTCDEPEPPKCDNGEELYENGIFDAP from the exons ATGTTGAGAAAGAGAACCAGGTCCCTTCAGAAAGATCAACAAATGGGTCCCTTAACAATGTCTGATTCTGGTTCTCAGTTTAATTCCCAATCTGATTGTCTGGGTTACAATCACAAAAGAACCTCCTTTTTCAATGTCCCTGGCCTTTTTGTTGGGTTAAGTCCTAAGGGTATGTCAGATTGTGATTCAGTCAGAAGCCCAACGTCTCCTCTCGATTTGAGGTTGTTCTCAAATTTAGGGAACTCCTCCTATAGGTCTCCTAGGTCTTCCCAGAATGGGCACCAGAAGAGCTGGGATTGTAGTAAAGTAGGCTTAAGCATTGTTAATTCTCttgatgatgaagatgatgatacAAAAGTATCTGGTAAAGTTCTCAGATCATCAGAGAGCAAGAACATTCTTTTTGGACAGAAAGTGAGAATTAAAACCCCAACCTTTCAAGTCAATGCTAATTCTTTTGAGGCACCAAAGTCTTTGCCAAGAAATTTTGCAATTCTTCCTCATTCTTATACCAAATCATCGCTTCAAAAGGGCTGCTCCAAGGTAATTTTTGAGATTGGAGAAGCCCCAACTGAACCTGAGCATTTTGGAAAAATCCGGTCTTGCTCATTGGACTCTTGCAAGTCATTTTCAACCTTGTCTCGTTTGGCTAACCGAAACTCAAATGTCATTTGTGGGAATTTTCCATTGAATAATGTAGCTACCGGGACAAGTTCTCCTCTTCAATTTTCTGGAGGAAGCCCCCCTCAATCAAATAACTCATTGCATATGGATTTGAACTTACCACCTGCTGGGTCTACCAGTGGGTTCGTCGGTTCTCTCTCTGCAAGTGAGATTGAGCTATCTGAGGATTATACATGTGTAATTTCACATGGGCCCAACGCCAGAAAAACTCATATTTATGGTGATTGTGTCTTGGAGTGTTACAGTAATGAAGGAAAGGAGATTAGAATGCCTCAGGCTATTACTAGCTCTATAATTCCAAGTCCATTTCCCTCGAATGACTTTTTGAACTTCTGTTATTATTGCAACAGGAGACTGGATGGTGGAAAAGATATTTACATATACAG AGGTGAGAAAGCCTTTTGTAGTTTAAGTTGTCGATCGGAGGAGATTATGATTGATGAGGAgatggagaaaacaaccaataaGACTTGCGATGAACCTGAACCTCCCAAGTGCGACAATGGCGAGGAACTCTATGAAAATGGCATTTTTGATGCTCCATAG
- the LOC8271237 gene encoding uncharacterized protein LOC8271237, which translates to MATPQGDSGPQPHGSPAETESQLSSLLYDLSQQVQMSMGNMLKMIAEIDQNSAGIMEEIAKCKDSAVEKKKALEEEKEKFQKSAYAVLDMLNNTC; encoded by the exons ATGGCTACTCCACAAGGCGATTCCGGTCCTCAGCCCCATGGCTCTCCTGCAGAAACCGAGTCTCAGCTCTCTTCTCTCCTCTACG ATTTGTCACAGCAAGTCCAGATGTCAATGGGAAACATGCTTAAGATGATAGC TGAAATTGATCAAAATTCCGCTGGAATAATGGAGGAGATTGCAAAATGTAAAGATTCTGCGgtggagaagaagaaagcaTTGGAGGAAGAGAAGGAGAAGTTTCAGAAATCTGCTTATGCTGTATTGGATATGCTTAACAACACATGCTAA
- the LOC8271236 gene encoding potassium channel KAT3, whose protein sequence is MADRRTPLPLLFRRRSSTDMIKNLATVSSSLLPAFGTVVDESNLELKKFVIAPYDRRYRLWQTFLVVLVVYSAWVSPFELAFKKAATGFMPADLVVDAFFAIDIILTFFVAYLDKSTYLLVDDHKKIASRYLTSLWFFMDVASTLPFQVIYRIFTGNMHQGQVFSCLNLLRLWRLRRVSELFGRLEKDTRFSYFYTRLFKLVSVTLFAVHSAGCFYYWMAAHHNPPDNTWIGIQVHDFKHRSIWLGYTYSIYWSIVTLTTVGYGDLHAINTGEKVFNMFYMLFNIGLTAYIIGNMTNLVVHGAVRTFAMRDAINEILRYASKNRLPEGLKEQMLAHMQLKFKTAELQQEEVLEDLPKAIRSSISQHLFRNTVENAYLVKGVSEDLITQMVSEMKAEYYPPKVEIILQNEFPTDFYILVSGEVEVLTHKNGTEQVLLKLGAGEMAGEIGVIFNIPQPYTVSTRRLSQVIRMSHQHFKQIVQPQSEDGKIIISNFYQYLKGLKPEMLEEIPFLTELLGDMNIEGTATDEQQTNSAALNPPREASIEGKAETANPISSKKPIRVVIHGHHPEECSEEGDTSGKLIHLPDSIEDLLKLAETKFGKEGNMILMEDGSEVEDLAALRENDHLFIF, encoded by the exons ATGGCAGACAGAAGGACACCGCTGCCATTGCTGTTTCGAAGGAGATCAAGTACTGACATGATAAAGAATTTGGCAACAGTCTCAAGCAGTCTTCTGCCTGCTTTTGGAACTGTTGTTGATGAATCAAACTTAGAACTCAAGAAATTTGTCATAGCTCCCTACGACCGCAGATACAG GTTGTGGCAAACATTCCTTGTGGTATTGGTGGTTTACTCAGCATGGGTATCTCCATTTGAGCTAGCTTTCAAGAAAGCAGCTACAGGTTTCATGCCTGCCGATTTGGTGGTTGATGCTTTCTTTGCTATTGACATTATCTTAACTTTCTTTGTGGCTTACTTGGACAAATCTACCTATCTTCTGGTTGATGATCACAAGAAAATTGCTTCAAG GTATCTCACAAGCTTATGGTTCTTTATGGACGTAGCCTCAACTCTACCATTTCAAGTCATATACAGAATTTTCACTGGCAATATGCACCAAGGACAGGTCTTTAGCTGCCTCAACCTGCTACGGCTCTGGCGACTCAGGCGTGTTAGTGAACTCTTTGGAAG GCTAGAGAAAGACACACGCTTCAGCTACTTTTATACAAGACTCTTTAAACTTGTTAGT GTTACGCTATTTGCAGTCCACTCAGCAGGATGCTTCTACTACTGGATGGCTGCGCATCATAATCCACCAGATAATACATGGATTGGTATTCAGGTCCATGATTTCAAACACAGGAGCATCTGGCTAGGCTACACCTATTCTATTTATTGGTCAATTGTTACCCTCACTACAGTTGGCTATGGAGACTTGCATGCAATAAATACAGGGGAAAAGGTTTTCAATATGTTCTACATGCTATTCAACATTGGCCTCACCGCTTATATAATCGGAAACATGACAAATCTCGTTGTCCACGGCGCAGTTCGAACTTTTGCCATG AGGGATGCCATAAATGAGATATTAAGATATGCAAGCAAGAATAGGCTTCCAGAAGGGTTGAAGGAGCAAATGCTAGCACACATGCAACTCAAGTTTAAGACAGCAGAGTTACAGCAAGAAGAAGTGTTAGAGGACCTACCTAAGGCAATAAGATCTAGCATTTCTCAGCATCTTTTCCGCAACACTGTTGAAAACGCCTATCTGGTCAAAGGAGTCTCCGAAGATCTCATAACCCAGATG GTGTCAGAGATGAAAGCAGAATACTATCCGCCCAAGGTggaaattattttacaaaatgaATTTCCAACAGATTTCTATATTTTAGTATCTGGAGAAGTG GAGGTGCTGACGCACAAGAATGGAACAGAGCag GTTTTGTTAAAACTAGGAGCTGGAGAGATGGCAGGAGAAATaggagttatttttaatatcccGCAGCCTTATACAGTGAGCACCAGGAGGCTTTCCCAAGTCATCAGGATGAGCCATCAGCATTTCAAGCAAATAGTGCAGCCACAAAGTGAAGACGGGAAAATAATTATCTCCAATTTTTATCAG taCTTGAAGGGATTAAAACCAGAGATGCTAGAAGAAATTCCCTTTCTGACGGAATTGCTGGGTGACATGAATATAGAG GGCACAGCAACCGATGAGCAGCAAACAAATTCTGCAGCACTAAATCCTCCCAGAGAAGCAAGTATAGAAG GAAAAGCAGAAACTGCTAATCCAATATCAAGCAAAAAACCCATAAGGGTGGTAATCCACGGGCATCATCCTGAAGAATGTTCAGAAGAAGGTGACACATCGGGAAAGCTCATTCATTTGCCTGATTCAATTGAGGATCTTCTCAAATTAGCAG AGACGAAGTTTGGCAAAGAAGGAAACATGATTCTCATGGAAGATGGGTCAGAAGTGGAAGATTTGGCTGCTTTAAGAGAAAATGATCACTTGTTTATTTTCTGA